From the Cryptomeria japonica chromosome 2, Sugi_1.0, whole genome shotgun sequence genome, one window contains:
- the LOC131078819 gene encoding rab escort protein 1 produces the protein MADAQEFPEIEPGTFDVIVIGTGLQESIMAAAAASSGQSVLHIDSNSFYGHHWASLSLDEVTQWASSGGRFSATQPQLQINNATETLKSPDGEDLQLETLTDQILYSDFEQKTYNLEGLGPSRSFNLDIAGPKLCLCGGPLVDLLLKSGGSKYMEFKSVEGSYIWSGLGQGLTPVPDSRASIFQDRTLSLVEKKHLMRFFKLIQNQEKLSLEDLESSFVHFLDQQRLPSSIKSMILYAIALADYDQEDESQGQSTVLRTKDGIERLVLYLSSIGRFVNASGAFLYPVYGQAELPQAFCRTAAIKGTIYVLRMAVTGLLISKESRVYKGIKIASGQYLFSHKLVINFSAALPSGLSSSLAELKLNETESDDIKSSASLDASMELIKNNSGRTEQLLHPIIHSPSKVSWKVARCICITNQSLKPDLSTVLVAFPPRSIIGNQRTTIRALQLGSNTSACPEGMFVVYFSTPCSDPVQGKEALMSAIESLFMLPNGTPEPETSSLNINALERSKPTLLWFTLFVQQFMEDLEHLQCSVAQCCMPDETLCYRRLVMSTSKMFQDLFHAEMLFPKTVESEDVMENEDDLSN, from the exons ATGGCAGATGCCCAAGAGTTCCCAGAGATCGAACCGGGGACATTTGACGTGATAGTAATAGGCACAGGGCTTCAAGAATCGATCATGGCAGCGGCCGCAGCATCTTCAGGGCAGAGTGTGCTTCACATAGACTCCAATTCCTTTTATGGCCACCACTGGGCTTCTCTATCTCTTGATGAAGTCACCCAGTGGGCATCTTCAGGTGGCCGCTTCAGTGCTACCCAACCTCAGCTGCAAATTAACAACGCCACTGAAACACTAAAATCTCCCGACGGCGAGGAtctccaactggaaaccctaaccgatcaaattTTATATTCAGATTTTGAACAAAAAACTTACAATTTAGAAGGTCTAGGGCCTTCCAGGAGCTTCAATTTGGACATCGCAGGCCCTAAGCTTTGCCTTTGCGGAGGCCCTTTGGTGGATTTGTTATTGAAGTCCGGGGGAAGTAAATACATGGAGTTCAAGTCTGTGGAGGGCAGCTATATTTGGTCGGGATTGGGGCAAGGTTTGACGCCTGTGCCGGATTCCAGGGCCAGTATTTTTCAGGACAGGACGCTCAGTTTGGtggagaagaagcatcttatgaggtTCTTCAAGTTGATTCAGAATCAAGAGAAGCTCAGCCTGGAGGACTTGGAGAGCAGTTTTGTGCATTTTTTGGACCAACAGCGTCTGCCGTCATCAATCAAATC CATGATTTTATATGCCATAGCTCTAGCAGATTATGATCAGGAGGACGAGTCTCAGGGGCAAAGCACAGTACTAAGAACAAAAGATGGCATTGAACGTTTAGTTCTCTATCTCTCATCGATTGGCAG ATTTGTTAACGCATCTGGAGCATTTTTATATCCAGTCTATGGCCAAGCAGAGCTGCCTCAAGCTTTTTGCCGCACTGCTGCTATCAAAGGAACAATTTAT GTGCTTCGCATGGCAGTGACTGGTTTGCTTATCAGTAAG GAAAGTCGAGTCTACAAGGGAATAAAGATAGCATCTGGTCAATATTTGTTCAGTCATAAACTTGTTATCAACTTCTCTGCTGCCTTACCATCTGGATTGTCCTCATCCCTGGCTGAGTTGAAACTCAACGAAACTGAATCAGATGACATAAAATCATCTGCATCATTAGATGCATCTATGGAACTCATAAAGAATAACTCTGGGAGGACAGAACAGCTGCTACATCCAATCATCCATTCTCCTTCTAAGGTATCTTGGAAAGTAGCAAGATGCATATGCATCACAAATCAGTCTCTAAAGCCAGATCTGTCAACGGTATTGGTGGCCTTCCCACCTAGAT CTATAATTGGAAATCAGAGAACAACAATCCGAGCACTTCAGTTGGGCAGCAATACATCAGCATGCCCAGAAGGAAT GTTCGTTGTATATTTTTCAACACCATGTTCAGATCCAGTACAAGGAAAGGAAGCACTTATGTCAGCCATTGAATCTCTTTTTATGCTTCCTAATGGAACACCTGAACCAGAGACATCATCTCTCAATATCAATGCATTGGAGAGGAGTAAACCAACTTTACTCTGGTTCACTTTATTTGTTCAACAATTTATGGAG GATCTGGAGCATTTGCAATGTTCAGTAGCACAATGTTGCATGCCTGATGAGACACTTTGTTACAGGCGACTTGTAATGTCAACATCCAAG ATGTTTCAAGATTTGTTCCATGCAGAAATGTTGTTTCCCAAAACTGTAGAGTCAGAAGATGTAAtggaaaatgaagatgacttgtcGAACTGA